A genome region from Chryseobacterium sp. G0186 includes the following:
- a CDS encoding saccharopine dehydrogenase: MEHNILIIGGNGLVGKTIARILKTRNPHLTIFIGGRKGGKTAQDLTIDVTDPTSFQVISEKKIDLIILSVNDKSDHILRYAIENNIDYLDITKPTPDLVKAYNIAEKAEVSSRIVFSSGWMGGIVPGLVNTLSQDSNDVQEVKLFVYYSVNDLAGESSAHFMAENVAVPFHDYKNDKPASIRHFLDTETFDFSFGIGKRSAYNFDVPDLYILNRIERVPNVSVKMTYNSKFITWLLGSFQYLRIFNILSLKERKMIFGSSGNGDISVFEIVIKDKTGHRKLSLKSDKGQAELTALSAVLHTEELLRNPHENKVYFSHQLHEPLSLLAQLNAYETINVNVVQ; the protein is encoded by the coding sequence ATGGAGCATAATATTCTTATTATTGGAGGAAATGGATTAGTGGGCAAAACAATCGCCCGTATTTTGAAGACAAGAAATCCTCACCTTACTATTTTTATCGGTGGAAGAAAAGGAGGGAAAACAGCTCAGGATCTTACAATTGATGTAACAGATCCTACTTCTTTTCAGGTGATTTCTGAAAAAAAAATAGATCTGATCATTCTATCAGTGAATGATAAATCTGATCATATTCTTCGATATGCCATTGAAAATAACATTGACTATTTAGATATTACAAAGCCAACTCCCGATCTTGTAAAAGCCTATAATATAGCAGAAAAAGCAGAGGTAAGCAGCAGGATAGTATTCAGTTCCGGATGGATGGGTGGAATTGTGCCGGGATTGGTGAATACACTTTCTCAGGATTCAAATGATGTGCAGGAGGTGAAGCTTTTTGTATATTATTCCGTTAACGATCTGGCAGGGGAGAGTTCAGCTCACTTTATGGCAGAAAATGTAGCGGTTCCTTTTCATGATTATAAAAATGACAAACCGGCATCCATCAGACACTTTTTAGATACCGAGACTTTTGATTTTTCCTTTGGTATCGGGAAGAGAAGTGCCTACAACTTTGATGTTCCGGATCTTTATATTTTAAACAGAATAGAAAGAGTTCCTAATGTAAGTGTTAAGATGACGTATAACTCTAAGTTTATTACCTGGCTGCTCGGTAGTTTTCAGTATCTCAGAATCTTTAATATCTTATCATTAAAAGAAAGAAAGATGATTTTCGGATCCAGTGGGAATGGAGATATTTCCGTTTTTGAAATCGTTATAAAAGATAAAACAGGACATAGAAAACTAAGCTTGAAGAGTGATAAGGGGCAGGCGGAATTAACTGCTTTATCAGCAGTTCTGCATACCGAAGAACTATTAAGAAATCCCCATGAAAATAAAGTGTATTTCAGTCATCAGCTTCACGAACCCTTGTCATTACTGGCGCAGCTTAATGCCTATGAAACCATTAACGTTAATGTAGTACAATGA
- a CDS encoding aminopeptidase P family protein → MTSKEKVAALREEMQKNNVDAFIVYSADPHMSEYLPKEWQERAWLSGFMGSAGFVVITKDKAGLWTDGRYFTQAAIELEDSGIDLFKDGIEGTPNYIDWIISEIPAGGKVAVNALAASNANWELLSQKFNSKNITLADIPLLKEVWTERGTPSTNPIFVHPVERAGKSVTDKLSAIRQKMEEQEATVHIISSLDDVAWTSNLRGSDVESNPVFLGYIVITKNDAVLFTGLDKLEVEARKQMDDSFVKMMPYEEFYNYLKAFKNEKVLVSPNSNQQIFETLKADNQFIKAPVPGNLMKAQKNEAELGGFRKVMVRDGVAMVKFLYWLTHNAGKEAMNEYSIGEKLREFRAAGENFVGESFGSIIGYKDNGAIMHYSAKKEGSKEVTNEATILVDSGGQYLEGTTDITRTFALGTPSEEFKRNSTLVLQGLIRLSMVKFPKGTKGVHLDAIARLPLWMEGKDFNHGTGHGVGSFMNVHEGPQNIRKDLNPQDLLPGMVCSNEPGYYLEGQYGIRHENLIAVKEAEKTIHGTFYEFETLTFCPFFKDTVVKEILSEQEIAWLNDYHKTCEDKLAPHLEGEVKDWFLQLVSPL, encoded by the coding sequence ATGACTTCAAAGGAAAAAGTTGCTGCGCTTCGTGAAGAAATGCAGAAGAATAATGTTGATGCATTTATAGTATATTCTGCAGATCCGCATATGAGTGAGTATCTTCCTAAAGAATGGCAGGAGAGAGCTTGGCTTTCAGGATTCATGGGTTCTGCCGGATTTGTGGTAATTACCAAGGATAAAGCCGGACTTTGGACAGACGGAAGATATTTTACACAGGCAGCTATTGAATTGGAAGATTCAGGAATCGACCTTTTCAAAGATGGAATAGAGGGAACTCCCAATTATATCGATTGGATCATCTCGGAAATTCCTGCCGGAGGTAAAGTGGCTGTTAATGCTTTAGCCGCTTCTAATGCCAACTGGGAACTACTTTCTCAAAAATTTAATTCAAAAAATATTACCCTTGCTGATATTCCTCTTTTAAAGGAGGTTTGGACAGAAAGAGGAACCCCATCCACTAATCCAATCTTTGTACATCCTGTAGAAAGAGCCGGAAAATCTGTGACTGATAAATTGTCTGCAATCCGTCAAAAAATGGAAGAGCAGGAAGCAACTGTTCATATCATTTCAAGTCTGGATGATGTAGCATGGACGTCTAACCTGAGAGGAAGCGATGTAGAAAGCAATCCTGTATTTTTAGGATATATCGTCATTACTAAAAATGATGCCGTTCTATTTACAGGACTGGACAAACTTGAAGTAGAGGCAAGAAAACAAATGGATGATTCCTTTGTAAAAATGATGCCTTACGAAGAGTTTTATAACTATCTGAAAGCATTCAAAAACGAAAAAGTTTTGGTTTCTCCCAACAGCAATCAGCAGATTTTTGAAACATTAAAAGCAGATAATCAATTCATTAAGGCTCCGGTTCCCGGAAATCTAATGAAAGCTCAGAAAAATGAAGCTGAATTGGGAGGGTTCAGAAAAGTAATGGTGAGAGATGGTGTTGCTATGGTGAAGTTCCTTTACTGGCTAACCCATAATGCAGGAAAAGAAGCTATGAACGAATATTCTATCGGGGAAAAACTGAGAGAATTCCGTGCTGCAGGAGAAAACTTTGTAGGAGAAAGTTTCGGTTCCATCATCGGTTATAAAGATAATGGGGCTATTATGCACTATTCTGCAAAGAAAGAGGGAAGTAAGGAAGTAACCAATGAGGCAACTATTCTGGTAGATTCAGGAGGTCAGTACCTTGAAGGAACTACAGATATTACGAGAACTTTTGCACTGGGAACGCCATCTGAAGAGTTTAAAAGAAATTCAACATTGGTATTACAGGGGTTGATCCGTTTATCCATGGTGAAATTCCCGAAAGGAACAAAAGGAGTACACCTTGATGCTATTGCAAGACTTCCGTTATGGATGGAAGGAAAAGACTTCAACCACGGAACAGGACATGGGGTAGGAAGCTTCATGAATGTGCACGAAGGACCGCAAAATATCAGAAAAGATTTGAATCCACAAGATCTTCTTCCGGGAATGGTTTGTTCCAACGAACCCGGATACTATCTTGAAGGGCAATACGGAATCCGTCATGAGAACCTTATTGCAGTAAAAGAAGCAGAGAAAACAATTCACGGAACTTTCTATGAATTTGAAACATTGACATTCTGCCCTTTCTTTAAGGATACTGTGGTGAAAGAGATTCTTTCAGAACAGGAAATTGCATGGCTGAATGATTACCATAAGACTTGTGAAGACAAACTGGCTCCTCACTTGGAGGGCGAAGTTAAAGACTGGTTCCTACAATTGGTAAGCCCGCTTTAA
- a CDS encoding urea transporter, which translates to MNEFFKKIPFIDNILKGIGQIMLQENRWTGLLFLIGIFMGSWQGGVAVLLSTAAGTLTAMKLKYDQAEINAGLYGFSAALVGVALSFVFQATWLIWVLIVLGGALAAIIQHFFIQKKIPVFTFPFIIVTWVSVFALHQLTQIPPSEAISATAEPADYDDFLTCTNAFGEVIFQGGVLSGVIFFIAVFISSPAAALYGFVGAILGSYVSHMHGEPLDKIHMGLFGFNAVLSAIVFSGFKKADGIWVFMAVVITVLIDDYLVDNNTLNAVGGVLTFPFVAGTWMTLLMQKIFLKVKGEK; encoded by the coding sequence ATGAACGAATTTTTTAAAAAAATACCCTTTATTGACAATATTCTAAAAGGGATTGGGCAGATTATGCTGCAGGAAAACAGATGGACCGGGCTTTTGTTTCTCATTGGAATTTTTATGGGAAGCTGGCAGGGAGGGGTTGCGGTACTACTTTCAACAGCGGCGGGAACCCTAACAGCTATGAAGCTTAAATATGATCAGGCTGAAATCAATGCAGGATTATATGGATTCAGTGCAGCATTGGTAGGAGTGGCATTGTCATTTGTGTTTCAGGCGACCTGGCTGATTTGGGTTCTTATCGTGCTGGGTGGAGCGTTGGCTGCCATTATTCAGCATTTCTTTATACAGAAGAAAATTCCGGTATTTACCTTTCCGTTTATCATTGTTACGTGGGTAAGTGTTTTTGCACTGCACCAATTGACGCAAATTCCTCCTTCAGAAGCCATTTCTGCCACAGCAGAACCTGCTGATTATGATGATTTCCTGACGTGTACCAATGCATTTGGGGAAGTCATATTTCAGGGTGGAGTGCTTTCGGGAGTGATTTTCTTTATCGCTGTTTTTATCAGTTCTCCGGCTGCAGCCTTGTATGGTTTTGTGGGTGCTATTTTAGGATCTTATGTCTCCCATATGCATGGTGAACCTCTTGATAAAATCCATATGGGGCTTTTTGGATTCAATGCCGTGCTTTCTGCAATTGTTTTTTCAGGATTCAAAAAAGCAGACGGAATCTGGGTTTTTATGGCAGTGGTCATAACGGTACTTATCGATGATTATCTGGTGGATAATAATACCCTGAATGCAGTAGGAGGTGTGCTTACGTTCCCATTCGTTGCAGGAACTTGGATGACGCTTTTAATGCAGAAGATTTTTCTTAAAGTAAAAGGAGAGAAGTAG
- a CDS encoding DNA topoisomerase IB — protein sequence MEKNTDLEIISHLRPSKIVRIMKDPEASAKAVHLVYTTDAETTGITRRKTGKKYSYYKEGEKIKDKDEITRINKLVIPPAWENVWICALENGHLQATGLDAKRRKQYRYHSLWSALRNHTKFYRLLQFGYALPDIRLHLEQDLALRNFEKRKLLALVVSLMQRTNIRIGNNIYEKLYGSFGLTTLKDKHVKIKGQKITFSFKGKKGIMHQIDLRSKRLARLVQKCKDIPGKELFQYLDDEGNRHSIDSGMVNDYIREISGEDFTAKDFRTWSGTVSALIAFKEIGYAESDNEYKKKVKEALDIVAENLGNTSAVCKKYYVHPLVINLYENNTIKKYLDELEVIEKNDGKTDLTQEEKLVLKILENEKM from the coding sequence ATGGAGAAGAATACAGATTTAGAGATTATTTCTCACCTGAGGCCATCAAAGATTGTGAGAATCATGAAAGATCCGGAAGCTTCTGCAAAGGCGGTACATCTCGTATATACCACCGATGCAGAAACCACCGGAATTACACGCAGAAAAACAGGAAAGAAATATTCCTATTATAAAGAGGGTGAAAAAATAAAAGACAAAGATGAGATTACCAGAATCAACAAGCTCGTCATTCCTCCGGCATGGGAAAACGTCTGGATCTGTGCCTTAGAAAACGGACATCTTCAGGCAACAGGTTTGGATGCAAAGAGAAGAAAACAGTATCGCTATCACTCTTTGTGGAGTGCCCTGAGAAATCATACAAAATTTTACAGACTGCTTCAGTTTGGATATGCGTTACCGGATATCCGTCTTCACCTTGAACAGGATCTGGCATTGAGAAATTTTGAAAAAAGAAAGCTATTGGCTCTCGTTGTCAGTCTTATGCAAAGAACCAATATCCGCATCGGTAACAATATATATGAAAAACTGTATGGTTCTTTTGGACTTACTACTTTAAAGGATAAACATGTAAAAATTAAAGGTCAAAAAATAACCTTTTCATTTAAGGGAAAGAAAGGTATCATGCATCAGATTGATCTCAGAAGCAAAAGATTGGCAAGGCTCGTACAAAAATGCAAGGATATTCCGGGAAAGGAGCTTTTTCAATATCTGGATGATGAGGGAAACCGACACTCCATAGATTCAGGGATGGTAAATGACTATATCCGGGAAATAAGTGGTGAGGATTTTACTGCCAAAGATTTCAGAACATGGTCCGGAACTGTAAGTGCCCTGATTGCTTTTAAGGAAATAGGATATGCAGAAAGTGACAATGAATATAAAAAGAAAGTTAAGGAAGCCCTGGACATTGTTGCCGAAAATCTGGGAAATACCTCTGCAGTCTGCAAAAAATACTATGTTCATCCCTTGGTCATTAATCTTTACGAAAATAATACAATCAAAAAATACCTTGATGAGCTGGAAGTCATTGAAAAAAATGATGGAAAAACCGACCTTACCCAAGAGGAAAAACTTGTTCTCAAAATTCTTGAAAACGAAAAAATGTAG
- a CDS encoding DUF6526 family protein produces MKQQNYNNHRKFYPPHHFIYLPLLILLELFGIYKIGNDPSNTLIWSLFSIVIFLLFYLAFMTRQHYALGLQNRMVVLEFRQRYFEIFNKRSDETVEKLRFDQIAALRFTHDDEFKELLYKALHENISGDEIKRSIKNWKADHLRI; encoded by the coding sequence ATGAAACAGCAAAATTACAATAACCACAGGAAATTTTATCCGCCACATCATTTTATCTATCTTCCTCTACTGATCTTATTGGAGCTATTCGGAATCTATAAAATAGGGAATGATCCCAGTAATACATTGATATGGAGCTTATTTTCCATTGTAATCTTTCTGCTTTTTTACCTGGCATTTATGACCAGGCAGCATTATGCATTAGGACTTCAGAACCGTATGGTGGTTCTTGAGTTCCGGCAACGGTACTTTGAGATTTTCAATAAAAGATCTGATGAAACGGTTGAAAAATTGAGATTTGATCAGATTGCAGCCCTGAGGTTTACGCATGATGATGAATTCAAGGAGCTTTTATATAAGGCTCTTCATGAAAATATTTCCGGAGATGAAATTAAAAGGTCTATTAAAAACTGGAAAGCTGACCATCTCAGAATTTAA
- a CDS encoding NAD(P)H-dependent oxidoreductase translates to MKKIAIINGHPNKESFNFGVASAYKAGAVESGAEIKEIIIGDLNFNPNLQFGYQKRMELEPDLLNAWEIIQWADHLVWVHPVWWGGLPALMKGFIDRLFLPGLAYKYRENSVWWDKLLKGKTAHIITTLDQPGWYYRLTYGRPSVNQLKKSTLEFCGVKPVKVTYLGIIRGSKEEQRVQWLNKVKQLGMKLK, encoded by the coding sequence ATGAAAAAAATAGCCATTATCAACGGGCATCCGAATAAAGAATCATTCAATTTTGGAGTAGCTTCTGCTTACAAAGCCGGAGCCGTAGAATCAGGAGCCGAAATTAAGGAAATCATCATTGGTGATCTTAATTTTAACCCCAACCTGCAGTTCGGTTATCAAAAAAGGATGGAGCTGGAACCTGACTTACTAAACGCCTGGGAAATCATCCAATGGGCAGATCATTTGGTATGGGTACATCCTGTCTGGTGGGGAGGTTTACCAGCCCTTATGAAAGGTTTTATAGATCGTCTTTTTCTCCCCGGACTTGCCTATAAATACAGAGAAAACTCGGTATGGTGGGATAAGTTGTTGAAGGGAAAAACTGCACACATCATTACAACCCTCGATCAACCCGGTTGGTATTATCGCCTTACCTATGGAAGACCAAGCGTTAACCAGCTGAAAAAATCAACACTGGAATTTTGTGGAGTAAAACCTGTTAAGGTCACTTATTTAGGGATCATCAGAGGTTCTAAGGAAGAACAGCGGGTTCAGTGGCTGAATAAAGTGAAACAATTGGGAATGAAACTGAAATAA
- a CDS encoding helix-turn-helix domain-containing protein gives MEVLSNFQYKKLFLPNITEKILANNADIQLYRIENYLKGILMPVIPYRTTFNFIIFITNGHIKQYLENKEYRAEKGGVIFIKQGTITATVELSDDIEGFFLAYENNILSEQELPKHKSSIFFMTPFLNLDSLTYGTITQLLPIMEQELWLNNLNINDVVVTMLHLILIKILSTDSDNHHKSATRPMELSLQFRDLLFKYHVGEKRVAYYADKLSVTESYLNKCVKSVTQKSPKQWINEIDINYSKALLHSSKDIAEIAYELNFHTASHFTQLFKKIAGITPKEYRTQFLKNRVSV, from the coding sequence ATGGAAGTATTATCCAATTTTCAATACAAAAAACTCTTTCTGCCGAATATCACGGAGAAAATATTAGCTAATAATGCGGATATACAGCTTTACCGGATAGAAAACTATCTTAAAGGAATCCTGATGCCGGTCATTCCATACCGTACAACGTTCAACTTTATTATTTTCATTACCAACGGGCATATTAAGCAGTACCTTGAGAATAAGGAATATCGTGCTGAAAAAGGAGGCGTAATTTTCATTAAACAAGGAACCATAACGGCCACCGTAGAACTGTCCGATGATATTGAAGGTTTTTTTCTGGCTTATGAAAATAATATTCTGTCCGAACAGGAGCTGCCCAAACATAAAAGCAGCATTTTTTTCATGACCCCTTTCCTGAATCTTGATAGCTTAACGTATGGAACCATTACCCAGCTTCTTCCTATTATGGAACAGGAATTATGGCTCAATAATCTTAATATTAATGATGTGGTGGTGACCATGCTTCACCTTATTCTGATCAAAATACTGAGTACAGATTCAGATAATCATCACAAATCGGCTACACGCCCGATGGAACTGTCTCTTCAGTTCAGGGATCTTTTATTCAAATATCATGTTGGGGAAAAACGGGTGGCATACTATGCTGATAAATTATCTGTAACAGAAAGCTATCTGAATAAATGCGTAAAAAGTGTAACCCAAAAATCTCCTAAGCAGTGGATCAACGAAATTGATATTAATTACAGTAAAGCATTGCTTCATTCCAGTAAAGATATTGCAGAAATTGCCTATGAACTGAATTTTCATACCGCTTCTCACTTTACCCAGCTTTTCAAAAAAATTGCAGGAATTACCCCCAAAGAATATAGGACACAGTTTTTAAAGAACAGGGTTTCAGTTTAA
- a CDS encoding Crp/Fnr family transcriptional regulator, translating to MVQDFFQSFNLFSENEIEEFLKLFELRKVSKNDYFIQEGERCKEVAFIKSGIFRSFYISDDGKDMTYCFRFPNTMMAAYSSFISDCLSKENMQAINDAELLILKKEAMDTLVKDDLNWTKFLKTIAEQEYLELENRFFQLQRDSASQRYKALLENYPDYIQKIPLQYLASYLGITQRHLSRIRKEISF from the coding sequence ATGGTACAGGATTTTTTTCAAAGCTTTAATCTGTTTTCAGAAAATGAGATTGAGGAGTTTTTAAAGCTGTTCGAGCTTAGGAAAGTAAGTAAAAATGACTACTTCATACAAGAGGGTGAAAGATGTAAAGAAGTGGCATTCATTAAGTCGGGAATCTTCCGTTCTTTCTATATTTCTGATGATGGAAAGGACATGACCTATTGTTTCAGGTTTCCCAATACAATGATGGCCGCATATTCATCATTTATTTCTGATTGTCTCAGTAAAGAAAACATGCAGGCTATTAACGATGCAGAACTGTTGATTCTTAAAAAAGAGGCCATGGATACCCTTGTAAAGGATGATCTTAACTGGACCAAGTTTTTAAAAACCATTGCTGAGCAGGAATATCTTGAATTGGAGAACCGATTTTTTCAGCTTCAGAGAGACAGTGCCTCTCAGCGATACAAAGCTCTTCTTGAGAATTATCCGGACTATATTCAAAAGATTCCGCTACAGTATCTTGCTTCCTATCTTGGAATTACACAACGACATTTAAGCCGTATCAGAAAGGAAATTTCTTTTTAG
- a CDS encoding phosphatidate cytidylyltransferase: MKKWSLYSIVTFSLLTLTSCEAVGTIFKAGMWWGIFLVCVIVVILLLIFSRGKNS; the protein is encoded by the coding sequence ATGAAAAAGTGGAGCCTTTACAGTATAGTGACATTCAGCCTGTTAACCTTAACAAGCTGTGAAGCTGTAGGAACAATCTTTAAGGCCGGGATGTGGTGGGGAATATTCTTAGTCTGTGTAATAGTTGTGATTCTTTTACTGATTTTTTCGAGGGGTAAAAACTCTTAA
- a CDS encoding urease accessory protein UreD, translating to MDSRLNIIAGFKGGESYVKDLYVSLPFRVVSVGQRKSDKKLYQMIMSSSPGILDGDRYQIDVSLEKGASLQLQSQSYQRLFNMKDKAVQELNISMEDNTSFAYVPHPVVPHEDSNFKSKASIQIGENSQIIISEIITCGRKHYGEVFKLKRFQNLMEIYHHHKLVVKDNVLIQPDLIPISSIGNLEQYTHQGTLIFYSTKDSVDKNGLIETIVEAAAKHNEEMEVGVSAMEGNGFVVRALGHGGELMYNFFLHVQEILWSLE from the coding sequence ATGGACAGTCGTTTAAATATTATTGCAGGATTCAAGGGCGGGGAATCCTATGTAAAGGATCTCTATGTTTCACTTCCTTTCAGGGTTGTTTCTGTAGGCCAGCGAAAAAGTGACAAAAAGCTGTATCAGATGATCATGAGTTCTTCTCCCGGGATTCTGGATGGCGACCGTTATCAGATAGATGTTTCCCTTGAAAAGGGTGCTTCTCTTCAATTGCAGTCACAGTCTTATCAGAGGCTTTTCAACATGAAAGATAAAGCTGTTCAGGAGCTGAATATTTCTATGGAGGATAATACTTCCTTTGCCTACGTTCCGCATCCCGTGGTTCCCCATGAAGATTCCAACTTTAAAAGTAAGGCCAGCATTCAGATTGGAGAAAACAGCCAGATTATCATCAGTGAGATCATTACCTGTGGCAGAAAGCATTATGGAGAGGTTTTTAAGCTGAAACGTTTTCAGAACCTTATGGAAATTTATCATCATCATAAACTGGTGGTGAAAGATAATGTGCTGATCCAGCCTGACCTGATACCAATCAGCAGTATCGGAAATCTTGAACAGTACACCCACCAGGGAACCCTGATATTTTACAGTACAAAGGATTCTGTAGATAAAAATGGATTGATTGAAACTATTGTTGAAGCCGCTGCAAAGCACAATGAAGAAATGGAAGTGGGAGTGTCCGCCATGGAGGGTAATGGCTTTGTAGTAAGAGCTTTGGGACATGGTGGAGAACTGATGTATAATTTCTTTCTACATGTTCAGGAAATTCTCTGGTCACTGGAATAA
- a CDS encoding TonB-dependent receptor gives MKITKIAAVFLVMTFSGKIMAQEAEKQLLIKDADDKFPIADVLVKYDRGNSHTHTGTDGTFAIPVKSLPDTLVISRQGYDEVKWIVTNEEDTNKVIFLQHKPFQISEVAINHSSFLSAITKVDLNKFPVNSAQDLLRKVPGLFIAQHAGGGKAEQLFLRGFDADHGTDVSVNVDGMPVNIVSHAHGQGYSDLHFVIPETVNNIDFGKGAYYMDRGDFNTAGYVDFQTYNGLKNSMIKLEGGSFNSKRVLGMFNILHDDLGRKNAYIAAEYNYTDGPFDVKQNFNRVNIFGKYNQWLTDNDYFNIQFSTFNSSWNASGQIPERAVDEGIIGRWGSIDPTEGGKTSRTNLQMNFKHIISPSEQIDAMAFYSKYNFNLYSDFTFYLKDKDHGDEIQQTDGRNIYGAEVKYIKSFSLPNSSLNWTSGIGLRNDDINTLQLNHVYHRDLLLNKMSDVNGTETNLHAYTGLVWKTGKWTINPALRVDHFIFNMHNLMDAEQLPSGQSKEATRVSPKLNFSYAQNDNVMWFLKTGMGFHSNDLRVVVPNKNENPLPYSIGADFGVRLHPLKSLIITPAVWYMDLQQEFVYVGDDAVVEPSGKSRRFGADLGIRFQPLENFYLNADINYSHGRFIEEEKGQDYIPLAPVVTSTGSVNWDFLHGFSLGLQYRYLGERPAVEDNSIKTKAYFVNDLMLSYNRQKWGANIQVNNLFNVKWNEAQFATETQLKGEAEPVTDLTYTPGSPFGVRMGVYYKF, from the coding sequence ATGAAGATAACTAAAATAGCAGCAGTATTTCTGGTAATGACTTTCAGTGGTAAAATAATGGCGCAGGAAGCAGAAAAACAGCTATTGATAAAAGATGCAGACGACAAATTTCCCATTGCAGATGTTTTGGTGAAATACGATCGCGGAAACAGTCATACCCATACAGGAACAGACGGTACCTTTGCTATTCCTGTCAAATCACTTCCTGATACCCTGGTGATTAGCCGTCAGGGATATGATGAGGTGAAATGGATTGTGACCAATGAAGAAGATACAAATAAAGTTATTTTTTTACAGCATAAGCCGTTTCAGATTTCTGAAGTTGCCATCAACCACAGTTCATTCCTTTCAGCCATCACAAAAGTTGACCTGAATAAATTTCCGGTTAATTCCGCGCAGGACTTGTTGAGAAAAGTTCCGGGGTTATTTATTGCACAACATGCCGGAGGTGGAAAGGCAGAGCAGCTTTTTTTAAGAGGATTTGATGCGGATCACGGTACAGACGTTAGTGTAAATGTAGACGGAATGCCGGTGAATATTGTCTCTCATGCCCATGGACAAGGATATTCTGACCTTCACTTTGTAATCCCTGAAACAGTTAATAACATCGATTTTGGAAAAGGAGCCTATTATATGGATCGTGGAGATTTTAATACCGCAGGTTATGTAGATTTTCAGACGTACAATGGGTTGAAAAACAGCATGATCAAACTGGAGGGTGGTTCATTCAATTCCAAAAGAGTATTGGGAATGTTCAATATTCTGCATGATGATTTAGGGAGGAAAAACGCTTATATCGCCGCAGAATATAATTATACAGACGGGCCATTTGATGTAAAGCAAAACTTCAACAGAGTCAATATTTTCGGAAAATACAATCAGTGGCTTACCGATAATGATTACTTTAATATTCAGTTTTCTACATTCAATTCTTCATGGAATGCATCGGGGCAAATTCCTGAACGTGCTGTAGATGAGGGAATCATTGGCCGATGGGGAAGCATCGATCCAACAGAAGGGGGAAAGACTTCCAGAACGAATCTTCAGATGAATTTTAAGCATATTATTTCTCCTTCTGAGCAGATAGATGCCATGGCTTTTTATTCAAAATATAACTTTAATCTGTATTCAGATTTCACTTTTTATTTAAAAGATAAAGATCACGGCGATGAAATTCAGCAGACCGACGGAAGAAATATTTATGGGGCAGAAGTAAAATACATTAAAAGTTTCTCACTTCCAAACAGTTCATTAAACTGGACTTCAGGAATAGGATTAAGAAATGATGACATCAATACTTTGCAGCTTAATCATGTTTATCACAGAGATTTATTACTCAATAAAATGTCTGATGTAAACGGAACTGAAACCAATCTCCACGCCTATACAGGATTGGTTTGGAAAACAGGAAAATGGACGATTAATCCTGCCTTGAGGGTAGATCACTTTATTTTTAATATGCATAACCTGATGGATGCTGAGCAATTACCATCCGGACAGTCGAAAGAAGCTACCAGAGTAAGTCCTAAACTAAACTTCTCCTATGCTCAGAATGATAATGTCATGTGGTTTCTGAAAACGGGAATGGGCTTTCACTCCAATGATCTGAGAGTAGTGGTTCCTAATAAAAATGAAAACCCCCTTCCTTATTCTATCGGAGCCGATTTTGGAGTAAGATTACACCCTTTGAAATCGCTGATTATTACTCCTGCCGTATGGTATATGGATCTGCAGCAGGAATTTGTGTATGTAGGAGATGATGCCGTGGTAGAGCCATCCGGAAAATCAAGACGTTTCGGAGCTGATTTAGGAATCCGCTTCCAGCCGTTGGAGAATTTTTATCTGAATGCTGATATCAATTACTCCCACGGAAGATTTATTGAAGAAGAAAAAGGACAGGATTATATTCCATTGGCCCCTGTAGTAACCAGTACAGGATCTGTAAACTGGGACTTCCTGCACGGCTTTTCTTTAGGTCTTCAGTACCGTTATCTTGGGGAAAGACCGGCAGTGGAAGATAACAGCATCAAGACAAAGGCTTATTTTGTAAATGATCTGATGCTTTCCTATAACCGTCAGAAATGGGGGGCTAATATTCAGGTCAACAACCTTTTCAATGTAAAATGGAATGAAGCCCAGTTTGCAACGGAAACCCAGCTGAAAGGAGAAGCAGAGCCTGTTACAGACCTTACCTATACCCCGGGAAGTCCGTTTGGAGTGAGAATGGGAGTGTATTATAAGTTTTAG